attcTTTTTGCTgtggctgtgatggtgatggtgcccTGCTTTATCCAGCCATGCCCAGACATGCTCAGCCATACCCAGACCCCCTCAGCCATACCCAGACATCCTCAGCCATACCCAGACATACTCTAACCCGCGCCCTGtctcccttgctcctcctcccagcacatCCCGCGGCGCCTGCTCAGTGACAGCGGTGCACCAACAAGCAGACAAGTACAACGTGTGTCACCCTCCAGTTTTATATGATTATTCTGACCTTTCCTTTGTGATTGGCAGCTCAGTGGGCATTATTTTTCgatctttctttccccttggccagtTCCTTTgttgtaaaagaaggaaaaaaaaatgttttcgcTGCCTGAGTCACCAGTTCGTCAAAACATCGTGGCGTCACTTACAGGATGTCCTGCCTTATCGTTTCACCCTTCTGCCTTCCTCGTttacacatacagacatacacacacacacacacacacacacacacaaccatggGGAGAGGTTTGCcgccgctggtggtggtggtggtggtggtggcgctgagCGCTGCTGGAAGCGCATTAAGCTCCACCCTGGACCTGGACCGCATTGCTGCTGACAcagtagtgaaggaaggagaaacgcAAGTCATCTTCACCACGGACAATGAATTACGGTCTATGAGAATATTTGTTCAGTTTGTGAAGCCTGAGAGTGGCTTTGAGGGTGTCCCTATTGTGACGGAAAGTGACGTCACTATCAACACCACCTGGATCCCTGCCGAGTATTGTTCCTCGCCCAGTGGCACGTGGTTGGTTATCCTGGTGGGGATAAACCCTCTAACCGGGGTGGTGGATGACTTGAGCATTGTGTCTGATATATGCTCTGTGACGTGTGTTATCAAAACTGACGGGCGAAGCCGCAGGACTTTCCGCGTGGTGGTTCACGGCCCTTCCGGATGGAGAACAATACAACCACTGCCAGATGAGTGTGGCTCCATCTTCTCTCCGTCAGAACAAAAGTCCTGTCTGCTGGGCCtatttgccaccaccaccaccaccaccccgctcccctgcaccatcaccactaccaccattcccagccccttcaccattactaccactccgggccccaccaccaccatcaccaccaccaccactccgcgCCCCACCGCTAGCTCTACTGTCTTAACCTCTACTAACTCTACTAACTCTACTAACCTGACAATCATCTACTGTAAACAGAATAAGATAACCATCGTGTTAtcagtagtggtgctggtggtagtggtggtgatggtggtggtcttctggAAACGGAAATCTGTGGCATCACGTGagtagtactgtgtgtgtgtgtgtgtgtgtgtgctaagctAGTGGTAATGTTGAGGGCCTGAGGTGTGGTCTCCGTCCCTACATTCATCCAGCCTGTCTTTCAGTTGGTGCTCAGTCATGGcttgtatttccttctcttttactgtTCCTCACATCTGTAGGTCAATGGGGGAAgctgttttctttgccttattcacgcttttctttttcttatttatttgttaatttctttgtttatgtttgtcCTGCTGTGCATGCGTGCaggttctcttccttcctgtaaCGAGAGTCTCTCTCTATTCATTTCTTCTGTCATATTTCACAAGTTGCAAATTGCTACCaggtctctcttctttcctttgctcCAGTGCTGGGAGCCTAGATGCGTGTAGTGTGTCTCATCCACTGTTGGAACTGCGGGGGGCAGGGGGGGCACATGCTCGCTCCCATTTTAGGGCTGTGTTCCCCTCGGGTGCCCAACCCCCTGCTATTCCAGGGTGATGCGCACCTTTGAATAACTAGACAAGTTGGTAACAtactcataaaaaaataatcagtgttaaaaaaaaaaaatcactcatgaATGGTCTGTAATAACATGATGATGCTTAAATGCTTAAAATGTGGGTAACACATTAAACTAACGTACACATAACATGCTTgtttatgaataaataaataaataaataaataaataaataaataaataaataaatatatatatatatatatatatatatatatatatatatatatatatatatatatatatatatatatatatatatatatatatatatatatatatatatatatatatatatatatatatatatatatatatatatatatatatcgagtaATACCGTGGTGGCCCCGTATATTTACGGAGTgcaccttttttctttccgcCACTGGTGTCACCTTTCCTTCACAGGGAATTCCCGCAAGTCTGGCCCGTCTTGGCTGCCATTCTGTACATTAGTACCAAGTTTTTCACACGCTCCTGGGTCGCGCCACACAGCTGCAGCTTATTCCAGGCGTACTCCGGTTTTGGTCTGATCATTGCAGCAGTTgcctttcttcatatttctatcCATGCAATGTAATACCACTCCAAGAATTGTCATCatgtagcgtgtgtgtgtgtgtgtgtgtgtgtgtgatggaaggtTGCCTCGTGCTGTTGTCCTCACAGTCACCTTTCAACCACACCAAACTTGTAGAGGATCCttgccgcctccaccaccatcaccaccatcaccactaccgccactgCCTCCATTACATGCCATTCTTCAGTAATCTTGTCCGGGTTTTGCTTGCCACTGTATTCATGCAATATAACGTTTTGCAGCAAATGTGGTGAGGTCCCAGCCTGCCGTC
The sequence above is drawn from the Scylla paramamosain isolate STU-SP2022 chromosome 44, ASM3559412v1, whole genome shotgun sequence genome and encodes:
- the LOC135094044 gene encoding mucin-2-like, with product MSCLIVSPFCLPRLHIQTYTHTHTHTHTTMGRGLPPLVVVVVVVALSAAGSALSSTLDLDRIAADTVVKEGETQVIFTTDNELRSMRIFVQFVKPESGFEGVPIVTESDVTINTTWIPAEYCSSPSGTWLVILVGINPLTGVVDDLSIVSDICSVTCVIKTDGRSRRTFRVVVHGPSGWRTIQPLPDECGSIFSPSEQKSCLLGLFATTTTTTPLPCTITTTTIPSPFTITTTPGPTTTITTTTTPRPTASSTVLTSTNSTNSTNLTIIYCKQNKITIVLSVVVLVVVVVMVVVFWKRKSVASPNVVRSQPAVPSRPLQSTSGQRGNPAQDVDPVYYEILPFFSSRRVVVPRPARHSEELVYDDVLPELGVRPRLPIYENVPPPGGSASPHGHLEAPAVRESQLYASVL